The Chitinophaga niabensis genome segment ACCAGCCATGGTTTAGATTGGGCCCTACCAATACCAGTTCAAGATCCGTAATAGCGTCTATATGATCTCCCACAATGCGTTGTGCGCCGGGAGCATTCAGGATCAGGTTCAGTTCCAGTTCCTCATGGTAATGCAGCGGGAAGTCGAACTTGTCCTTTGTACGGGAAAAGATCATGAAGCAGTCGTGCTGTGTTAACGGGGTGATCTCCCGGAAGATATCATTTTTCATAACACCGATTCAATTATCCGAATTTACTAGATAAAAAAGTATTAAGTACAATTTTTATCAAAAAAAGGTGATAGTAGGGCTTTTATGATGGTTAAGTCTGAAATTATCAAATAAGAGATAAGAAAGTACTATAAGTGCATCTGTTTTAAATTTAGTTTTGGTTCAAATAATTCTCGTTATGAAATTTCTTTTACTCCACGGTGCTATTTTCAGCATTTTCCTATTATTGCCGGGAACCTCCCTATTCGCCCAGCAGAGAGTTGTTTCAGGTACAGTGAAGGATGAAACGAGCGGAGGGCTCCCTGGTGCAACCATTCGTGTTAAGAATTCTGCTATTGCTACCGTAACCGATGCAAAGGGGAATTACTCCCTGTCTGTACCGGATGCGGCCATCCTGCAGGTTAGCTTTACCGGTTATGAAACACAGGAGATAGCCGTACAGCAACGTAGTTCCATCAACATCGTTTTAAAGGCTACTGCTACCAATCTTACGGATGTGGTGGTGATCGGTTATGGTATAGTGAGGAAGCGTGACCTCACGGGAACAGTTGCTTCCATTAAAGGGGACCAGCTGAGCAAATCTGCTGTTAACTCATTGGAGCAGGGCCTGCAGGGCCGCCTGGCCGGAGTAGCTGTTACACAGAACGATGCAGCGCCCGGCGGTGGCATCAGTATACAGATCCGCGGTGCCAGTTCTTTATTGGGCAGTACGGAGCCCCTGTACGTAATAGACGGCGTGCCTGTTGCCAATGCCAGGGCATCTTTGAAAGAATCAGGTCCCAGGGAAGAGAATCATATTATGCGCACCAATACCAATGCATTGTCTACCATTTCTCCCGGCGACATTGAATCCATTGAAGTATTGAAAGATGCTTCTGCCACTGCTATCTACGGTTCACGTGGTGCCAACGGGGTAGTATTGATCACTACTAAAAAAGGAAAGGCAGGAAGAGGTAAGATCACCTTCAATACTTCCCAGGGCATTTCTACAGTTACCAAAAAGCTGGACATGCTCAATGCATACGAATATGCACAGTATCTCAATGAAGCATATACGAATGCGGGATTTGCCCCTGCAGACCTGCCTTATAGCGGTATGAACGGAAAGCTTTCGCCAGACCAGATCAGGGATAATTTCGGAGAAGGAGTGAACTGGCAGGATGCTATTTACCGCAAAGCCTATCTACAGGATTATGAACTGGGTGTTTCCGGTGGTACGGACAAGAATACCTATGCGGTGATGGGCAATTACCTGGCCCAGGAAGGAGCTATCAAAGGCTCACAGTTCAAACGTGGTGGTCTGCGGCTGAACCTGGATAACCAGGTGAATGAAAGGGTGAAAACATCTACCAATCTTTCCATATCCCGTTCTACCAACGCACTCGTACGCACGGCTGCCACTACCGGCGGAAGGGAAGGTGGCATTGTAAGGTCTGCCCTGAACTATTCTCCTATCCCGTATTACAGAACAGATGCCAACGGGAATATTATAAAAATAGACTACCTCAATGACCGGGAAGTATCGCAGGATATGTTTGACCGTTTCGGCGCCAGCCCGCTGCGTTATACGGATGAAGTGAAAGGTTTGCAGACCATCACTTCCGGTTTCGGCGGCTTTAATGCCTATGTGGATATTGTGAAAGGCCTGATGTTCCAGACCCGCCTTGGTGCTAATTATTTTGAACAGCTGAACGAAACTTATTTCCCGCGTACCGTGAGTGAAGGCCGTGCTACCAATGGTAAAGCCATTGTAAGCAATAGCAGCTATTACAGTTTACTTACAGAAAACCTGCTCACATACCGGCAGGAGATCGGTAAACACCGTTTCGACTTTCTCGGCGGTTTCTCTTATGAAAAAAGCACGAGCCGTTTCCGTACTTCAGAAACCCGCGATTTTGCAGATGATAAACTTGGTTATAACGATCTGTTCTCCGGCCTTTCCACAGCGCCTACTTTAACAGGCCGCTCACAATGGCAACTGGCATCCTTTATTGCCCGCGCCAATTACAGTTATGCAGATAAATACCTCTTCACCTATACTTACCGCGCAGATGGTTCGTCCCGCCTGGCAAAGAAGTGGCAGGGTTTCTCTTCTGTAGCACTGGCATGGCGTTTAAGTGAAGAACCTTTTATCAAAGAAGCAAACATATTCTCTGATCTGAAACTCCGCGCCAGTTATGGTGAATCAGGTAACCAGGCCGTATCTCCCTATAGCGTGCGGGCAAAATTATCCGGTGTTATCGCCAACATGAACAATGCCCTGGTTGCTGCGGTGGATGAAACCACCCTGCCCAACAAAGACCTGAAATGGGAAACCACTTCGCAATACAACATTGGCCTGGATGCTGCTTTTCACGACAGGTTCAATTTCTCTGTGAACATCTATCAACGTAAAACCAGGGACCTGCTGCAACAGATCACGCAACC includes the following:
- a CDS encoding SusC/RagA family TonB-linked outer membrane protein — translated: MKFLLLHGAIFSIFLLLPGTSLFAQQRVVSGTVKDETSGGLPGATIRVKNSAIATVTDAKGNYSLSVPDAAILQVSFTGYETQEIAVQQRSSINIVLKATATNLTDVVVIGYGIVRKRDLTGTVASIKGDQLSKSAVNSLEQGLQGRLAGVAVTQNDAAPGGGISIQIRGASSLLGSTEPLYVIDGVPVANARASLKESGPREENHIMRTNTNALSTISPGDIESIEVLKDASATAIYGSRGANGVVLITTKKGKAGRGKITFNTSQGISTVTKKLDMLNAYEYAQYLNEAYTNAGFAPADLPYSGMNGKLSPDQIRDNFGEGVNWQDAIYRKAYLQDYELGVSGGTDKNTYAVMGNYLAQEGAIKGSQFKRGGLRLNLDNQVNERVKTSTNLSISRSTNALVRTAATTGGREGGIVRSALNYSPIPYYRTDANGNIIKIDYLNDREVSQDMFDRFGASPLRYTDEVKGLQTITSGFGGFNAYVDIVKGLMFQTRLGANYFEQLNETYFPRTVSEGRATNGKAIVSNSSYYSLLTENLLTYRQEIGKHRFDFLGGFSYEKSTSRFRTSETRDFADDKLGYNDLFSGLSTAPTLTGRSQWQLASFIARANYSYADKYLFTYTYRADGSSRLAKKWQGFSSVALAWRLSEEPFIKEANIFSDLKLRASYGESGNQAVSPYSVRAKLSGVIANMNNALVAAVDETTLPNKDLKWETTSQYNIGLDAAFHDRFNFSVNIYQRKTRDLLQQITQPPSTGYNTVTVNSGNVMNKGLELELGSSIFTGDFKWNVAGNISFNRNEITDLGELQEQFADRLGAGYGLDARPFIQKVGLPIGAVWGFVEDGIFQDQAEVDAFKAVQLDAKIGQTRYKDLNNDKQLNDLDRQQIGDVNPDFNWGFTTNFSYKNFDLSVLISGVQGNDVLNTNLMNFHTLSGSSNIPQEVYDRRWKGAGTGNSIIQANQANTTASRFSGQFLEDGSYVRVKNIQLGYTFPKIKGVSNLRLYLNAINLFTFTNYSGYDPEVSAFENANMRGVDLGSYPQSRTLTVGLNVTF